In a single window of the Acetivibrio clariflavus DSM 19732 genome:
- a CDS encoding ribonuclease J, translated as MAKKKKKLKIIPLGGMGEIGKNITVFEYDEDMFVVDCGVAFPEDDMLGIDLVIPDVTYITKNYEKVRGIVVTHGHEDHIGALPYILKDLKVPVYGTRLTLGLLEQKLEEHGISKNVDLRVVKPSDVINLGCFKVEFIRSTHSIADSVALAIHTPVGTVVHTGDFKIDYTPIEGQPMDLARLAELGNKGVLLLMSDSTNVERPGYTMSERTVGETFEEIFMNARKRIIIATFASNVHRIQQVVNAAIKFNRKIAICGRSMINVAKVAMNLGYLNMPEGMLIDIDQISKYPDERLVIITTGSQGEPMSALARMASGDHKKVDIVPGDLVIISASPIPGNEKTISKVVNDLFRKGAEVIYESLADIHVSGHASQEELKLIYSLIKPKFFIPVHGEFRHLKRHANLVNELGMPSENIFIMDIGKVIELTEDSARINGSVTAGKVLVDGLGVGDVGNIVLRDRKHLSQDGLIVIVITIEGDTGNVVAGPDIISRGFVYVRESEDLIEEIKEITRQALQKCENKRKNDWSTKKSIIRDALRDYLYEKTKRRPMILPIIMEV; from the coding sequence GTGGCTAAAAAGAAGAAAAAACTAAAGATAATTCCACTCGGGGGAATGGGGGAAATCGGCAAAAACATAACGGTATTTGAATACGATGAGGATATGTTTGTTGTCGATTGCGGAGTGGCTTTTCCTGAAGACGATATGTTGGGAATAGACCTTGTTATTCCTGATGTAACCTATATCACAAAGAATTACGAAAAAGTCAGAGGAATTGTTGTAACCCACGGACATGAAGATCATATAGGAGCGCTTCCCTATATATTGAAGGACTTAAAAGTGCCTGTATACGGGACAAGGCTGACACTGGGGCTGTTGGAACAAAAACTTGAGGAACACGGTATTTCAAAAAATGTAGATTTAAGGGTAGTTAAACCGTCGGATGTTATTAATCTCGGTTGTTTTAAAGTGGAATTTATTCGTTCAACCCACAGTATAGCTGATTCTGTAGCCCTTGCTATACATACTCCCGTCGGTACTGTTGTGCATACCGGAGACTTTAAAATTGACTATACGCCAATTGAAGGACAACCGATGGATTTGGCCAGATTGGCGGAATTGGGCAATAAAGGTGTTCTTTTGCTTATGAGTGACAGTACCAATGTAGAACGCCCGGGTTATACCATGTCTGAAAGGACTGTTGGAGAGACTTTTGAAGAAATATTCATGAATGCAAGGAAAAGGATAATTATTGCCACCTTTGCTTCAAATGTTCACAGAATCCAGCAGGTTGTGAATGCAGCTATCAAGTTTAACAGGAAAATAGCCATATGCGGCAGGAGTATGATTAATGTAGCAAAAGTTGCCATGAATTTGGGCTACCTTAATATGCCGGAAGGGATGCTTATCGATATAGACCAGATTTCAAAATATCCTGACGAAAGGCTGGTTATTATTACAACGGGAAGCCAGGGTGAACCTATGTCTGCGTTGGCAAGAATGGCATCCGGAGATCACAAGAAGGTGGATATTGTTCCGGGAGACCTTGTAATTATTTCAGCCAGTCCTATACCGGGGAATGAAAAGACAATTTCAAAAGTTGTAAATGACCTTTTCCGCAAAGGTGCAGAAGTTATATATGAATCATTAGCAGACATTCACGTTTCAGGACATGCCAGCCAGGAAGAGCTGAAACTGATTTACAGCCTCATAAAGCCTAAGTTTTTTATTCCCGTACATGGAGAGTTCAGGCACCTGAAACGTCATGCAAATCTTGTGAACGAATTGGGAATGCCGTCGGAAAACATTTTTATTATGGATATAGGTAAAGTTATCGAATTGACGGAAGATTCAGCCCGCATTAACGGAAGCGTTACAGCCGGTAAAGTACTGGTGGACGGCCTGGGTGTTGGAGATGTAGGAAATATCGTATTGAGGGATAGAAAGCATTTGTCTCAGGACGGTCTTATTGTAATAGTTATTACCATTGAAGGGGATACAGGAAATGTTGTTGCAGGACCCGACATTATCTCAAGAGGTTTTGTATATGTTCGGGAATCGGAAGACTTAATTGAGGAGATAAAGGAGATTACTCGTCAGGCCCTTCAAAAATGTGA
- a CDS encoding glycosyltransferase family 4 protein codes for MRVLMLSWEYPPRIVGGISRVVHGLAQKIASEGNEVHVITCWEMGTKELEKDKNVYVHRLHSYDVVANNFVDWVLQLNYVIIEYGVKLINETGRFDIIHAHDWIVAFAARALKYSFTIPMVATIHATEHGRNCGIHNETQSYISNVEWWLAYESWKLIVNSAYMRNEVKHVFNVPDDKIYIIPNGVDLDKFKGYERDIEYRRRFAADNEKIVFFVGRLVNEKGVHVLIDAIPKTLHYYNDAKFVIAGKGPELEHLKAMAYHKGIAHKVYFTGYLCEDELKKLYKCADVAVFPSLYEPFGIVALEGMVANVPVVVSEAGGLAEIVEHGVDGMKSYTGNPNSLADSILEILHNPDKAEKMKKRAFEKVNTIYNWDIIAKQTLNVYSDVIRDARRINWKLPSIKEELDKL; via the coding sequence ATGCGTGTTTTAATGCTATCGTGGGAATATCCTCCCAGAATAGTTGGAGGAATATCCAGAGTTGTACATGGTTTGGCACAAAAAATTGCATCGGAAGGAAATGAAGTTCATGTTATAACATGTTGGGAAATGGGTACAAAAGAGTTGGAAAAGGATAAAAATGTGTATGTCCACAGACTTCACTCTTATGACGTGGTTGCCAACAATTTTGTTGATTGGGTGTTGCAACTGAATTATGTAATCATAGAATATGGAGTCAAACTGATAAATGAAACCGGAAGGTTTGATATAATTCATGCTCACGACTGGATTGTGGCTTTCGCCGCAAGAGCATTAAAGTATTCGTTTACCATACCGATGGTGGCAACAATCCATGCAACGGAACACGGAAGAAACTGTGGAATACATAATGAGACTCAGAGTTACATCAGCAACGTTGAATGGTGGCTTGCGTACGAATCGTGGAAACTTATTGTAAACAGTGCGTATATGCGAAATGAAGTAAAACATGTTTTTAATGTACCCGATGACAAGATTTATATTATTCCTAACGGTGTGGATTTGGATAAATTTAAAGGATATGAAAGGGATATTGAATACAGGAGAAGATTTGCAGCCGATAACGAAAAAATAGTTTTCTTTGTCGGAAGACTTGTGAATGAAAAAGGAGTGCATGTTTTAATTGATGCTATTCCCAAAACCCTTCACTATTACAATGACGCAAAATTTGTAATAGCCGGAAAAGGTCCTGAGCTTGAACATTTGAAAGCTATGGCCTATCACAAAGGAATAGCTCATAAAGTCTATTTTACCGGTTATCTATGTGAGGATGAACTTAAAAAACTATATAAATGTGCTGATGTGGCAGTATTTCCAAGTCTATATGAACCTTTCGGCATTGTTGCTCTGGAGGGAATGGTGGCTAATGTGCCGGTGGTGGTATCGGAGGCTGGAGGCCTTGCTGAGATTGTTGAACACGGTGTGGATGGAATGAAGTCTTATACCGGCAATCCTAATTCTCTTGCCGACAGTATACTGGAGATACTGCACAATCCGGATAAAGCTGAAAAAATGAAAAAGAGAGCATTTGAAAAGGTTAATACCATATATAACTGGGATATAATTGCCAAACAAACGCTTAATGTTTATAGCGACGTTATACGAGATGCAAGAAGAATAAACTGGAAACTGCCCAGCATAAAAGAAGAGCTGGATAAGTTGTAA
- a CDS encoding PhoH family protein — protein sequence MKKTFVLDTNVLLQTPFALYSFGDNRIVIPEVVLEELDKFKKDNSELGANARHAARILDDLRTKGDLSKGVLLENGGELRVELNCNNVQLPPSWSDLNNDNRILKVCKGLMEKGENVFLVTKDVFERIKANVIGIVAQDFFAEQVPEYKKQYQGRLDVYATEQKINEFYNKGFLDVEDIFCYNCDYSKTECPELVVNQFLIIHSSVNEKQTALGRFDGKKIVPLTFIHERPFGVTPRNAGQKFMQEALMMDADKAPLVIIKGPAGTAKTFYSLAVGLHKIMVEQSKLYRKILVCRPNVRLDEDIGFLPGTEQDKIAPFLRPVIDNLEVLIDNDENERYNSEKELKDKIDELFDRKIINTEAIAFIRGRSIVKQWIIIDEAQNLTPKQVKGIITRAGKGTKIILLGDPEQIDHPFLDIRTNGLCYASERMKGSPLCYQVTLTDEECERSELAYESAKRM from the coding sequence TTGAAAAAAACATTCGTTCTTGACACTAATGTATTACTGCAAACTCCCTTCGCATTGTATTCCTTTGGCGACAATAGGATAGTAATTCCCGAGGTTGTTTTGGAGGAATTGGATAAATTCAAAAAGGACAATTCCGAATTAGGAGCCAATGCACGTCATGCGGCAAGGATATTGGATGATCTGAGAACAAAAGGTGATCTGAGCAAGGGAGTATTACTTGAGAACGGAGGAGAATTAAGGGTAGAGCTGAACTGCAACAATGTACAACTTCCCCCCAGCTGGTCGGATTTGAACAATGACAATAGGATTCTGAAAGTATGCAAAGGGTTAATGGAAAAAGGTGAAAACGTATTTCTTGTTACCAAGGATGTTTTTGAAAGAATAAAGGCCAACGTAATAGGAATAGTTGCACAGGACTTTTTTGCAGAACAGGTCCCTGAGTATAAGAAGCAATATCAGGGGAGACTGGATGTATATGCAACCGAGCAAAAAATAAACGAGTTTTACAATAAAGGCTTTCTGGATGTTGAAGATATATTTTGCTATAATTGTGACTATTCGAAGACGGAATGTCCCGAATTGGTTGTGAATCAGTTTTTGATAATCCATTCTTCGGTTAACGAAAAGCAAACTGCATTGGGCAGGTTTGACGGTAAAAAAATTGTGCCGCTCACGTTTATACATGAAAGGCCCTTTGGTGTTACACCGAGGAATGCAGGACAGAAATTCATGCAGGAAGCATTAATGATGGATGCCGATAAGGCACCCCTTGTAATTATAAAAGGACCGGCAGGTACTGCAAAAACTTTTTACTCTCTGGCGGTTGGGCTGCATAAAATAATGGTTGAGCAAAGCAAATTGTACAGGAAAATACTGGTGTGCAGGCCTAATGTACGCCTGGATGAGGATATAGGTTTTCTGCCCGGTACGGAGCAAGATAAAATTGCACCTTTTCTAAGACCTGTAATTGATAACCTGGAGGTACTTATAGATAATGATGAGAACGAAAGATACAACAGTGAAAAGGAGTTAAAGGATAAAATAGATGAGCTTTTCGACAGGAAAATAATCAATACTGAGGCTATTGCCTTTATACGCGGAAGATCTATAGTAAAGCAATGGATAATAATTGACGAAGCTCAAAATCTTACGCCAAAACAGGTCAAGGGCATAATAACCCGGGCGGGAAAAGGAACAAAGATTATTCTTTTGGGAGATCCGGAACAAATTGACCATCCGTTCCTAGATATAAGAACAAACGGATTGTGTTATGCTTCAGAGCGTATGAAGGGAAGTCCGCTGTGCTATCAGGTTACATTAACCGATGAAGAATGCGAACGTTCCGAATTGGCTTATGAAAGTGCAAAAAGAATGTAA
- a CDS encoding cupin domain-containing protein gives MIKRADEMVKEIKEQMRGGKGSVEILHIFKQEELKGKARLCAKITINPGCSIGLHQHDNEEEIFYVVKGKGTVDDNGTLSEVKAGDAILTGNGASHAVENTGDEPLEMIAIILLY, from the coding sequence ATGATTAAACGTGCAGATGAAATGGTTAAAGAAATAAAGGAGCAAATGCGAGGTGGAAAAGGGTCTGTTGAAATACTTCACATTTTCAAACAGGAGGAACTTAAGGGAAAAGCCAGACTTTGTGCAAAGATTACAATAAATCCCGGCTGTTCTATAGGCCTTCACCAGCATGACAATGAAGAGGAAATATTCTATGTTGTAAAAGGTAAGGGAACTGTAGATGACAACGGAACTTTATCTGAAGTTAAGGCTGGAGACGCTATCCTTACCGGTAATGGAGCTTCCCATGCAGTTGAAAATACCGGTGACGAACCTTTGGAAATGATAGCAATTATCTTGCTTTACTAG